The Arachis hypogaea cultivar Tifrunner chromosome 14, arahy.Tifrunner.gnm2.J5K5, whole genome shotgun sequence genome has a segment encoding these proteins:
- the LOC112741667 gene encoding DNA-directed RNA polymerases II, IV and V subunit 9A, with the protein MSTMKFCRECNNILYPKEDREQKILLYACRNCDHQEVADNNCVYRNEVHHSVGERTQVLQDVAADPTLPRTKAVRCVQCNHGEAVFFQATARGEEGMTLFFVCCNPNCGYRWRD; encoded by the exons ATGAGTACCATGAAATTTTGCCGCGAATG CAACAACATTCTGTACCCTAAGGAAGACAGGGAGCAGAAGATTCTTCTTTATGCATGCCGTAATTGCGATCACCAG GAGGTTGCTGATAACAACTGTGTGTACAGAAATGAGGTGCACCATTCTGTGGGAGAGCGAACTCAGGTGTTGCAGGATGTGGCTGCAGATCCAACTCTACCTCGCACCAAGGCAGTTAGATGTGTTCAGTGCAACCATGGAGAAGCCGTTTTCTTCCAG GCAACAGCCCGAGGGGAAGAAGGAATGACGCTTTTCTTTGTTTGCTGTAATCCAAACTGTGGATACCGATGGAGAGACTGA